The Bacillota bacterium DNA segment TATCTTAGCACGGCTGATTTCCCCTGTCAAGAGCACTTTTTAATTTTTTGAAGTTTTCTGTCGGGAACTTTTCTTGATGCAATTTTAATATACCACGCCCCCCTTTTTTCATGCAAGTTTGAGAAAATCCTCGAATCACCCGACAAAAAAGGCGAATCCTTGTTTTTCCTGGAATTATGATCCGCTTTCTGGAGCAAATCTTTTTTATAAAAATTTATATAAAAAATTTTAAAACTGCTTACCCGGTGCCCCTGCATAAAACTTGACATACGTTTCCGGGACCTGCCCGACGATAATCGTATCGGTAACCGGCACCTGGGTTGCGACCTTTACATTCGAGGTAATCAGGGGAATCACCACCTTGACCTGGCTCTGAATATCCAGGTAGAGCCGGTGGCGCGTCTGGTTGATTCCCGCCTCCTCGAAACGATCAAAAACATTGGTCCGTACGGTACCGACCGGACAAATGGAAACCCTGATGCGAGGGCCGTAGTTGGCCAGTAACTGGCTCCCCAGAACCTGCCCTACAGGAATGAAAAATTGGTCATCAGCCAGTTCTTTTAAAGTGGTTTGGATTGCCAGTGTTGTGTCGGAAGCCAGGCGGTTAATCCGGACGATGTTAGGCTGCATCAGGACGATCCGTCCCTGGCTATCTTTATGAACAAAAATTAATTCGTGGTAGTCAACCGACTCCGCAATTTTTTGTTTGATGGCGTTGTTCACCGCTTCCGTTGCCACCCAGCGAGCCTTGGCCTCCGCAATCTCCCGAATTGTGGGCTTGAGATTGTTTTCGAAGATAAAAAAAGTGAGAGAAAACAAACTGAGCGCTGCAAAAAAGACGAGCAAACCTATTTTGAGGCCTGAGGTACGGCGCCGCAATGCTGCCACCCCCTCCCCGGCATACCTCCATTATATGAAGCAGGGAAAAGGAAGGTGCCAGCATTTTAAAAGTTTATCCGGAGGTTCGAAAGATGCGGACAAACTTTCGCTTCCCGACGCGGACCACCATCCCGTCATTTACAGGGACAACCGCATCGGCATCCAGGATCTTTTCCCCTTCGATTTTTACCGCACCCTGGGCGATCAGCCGCTTCCCTGCCGAAGTGCTGTTTGCCAGGCGGGCCTTTACCAGGAGCTTGGGGAGCCAGATCCTCTCACCCTCCTCCAATTCTCCCGGGTCCAAAAACACTTCCGGGATTTCTTCCGGCATCTCTCCTCTTTGAAAGACGGCAATAAACTCTTCCTCCGCATGCCGCGCGGCCTGAGCGTCGTAATATAAGGAAACAAGTTCGCGCGCCAGTCTCATTTTGGCGTCCCTGGGGTGAAGAGACCCTTCGGCCAAACCGTTTTTTATCTCCTGGATCTCGTTCAGATCCACCGGGGTGACAAGTTCAAAATAACGGAGGATCAGTTCGTCCGGGATAGACATTGTTTTCCCGTAAATTTCTTCCGGGGGTTCGGTAATTCCAATATAATTGCCCAGGCTCTTGCTCATCTTCTGAACACCATCTAGCCCTTCTAAAATAGGCATTAAAACGGCTACCTGGGGCTCCTGCCCGTATTCCCGCTGGAGATCCCGTCCTACCATCAGGTTGAACTTTTGATCGGTTCCCCCGATTTCCACATCCGCGCGTAACACAACAGAATCATAGGCCTGCATCAAAGGGTAGAGAAATTCATGGACTCCGATGGGAAGGCCTTCCCGGTAACGGCGCGCGAAATCGTCCCGCTCCAGCATCCTGGCAACGGTATACTTTGCCGCCAGTTCAATCACCTCGGCAAAAGAGAGGGGTGCCAGCCACGTGCTGTTGAAAACAACCTCCGCCCGGTCGAGATCGATGATCTTCCCGATCTGTGCCTTGTACGTTGCCATATTGGCCATCACCTCAGCCTCGGTCAGCTGCTTCCGTGTTTCCGTGCGTCCGGAGGGATCGCCAATCCGGGCCGTAAAATCGCCGAGAATCAGAACGACCTCGTGGCCCAGCTCCTGAAACTGGCGGAGCTTGTGCAAAACAACCGTATGTCCCAGGTGAATATCAGGAGCGGTGGGATCAAGCCCTAATTTGATCTTGAGGGGCCTGTTTTGCGCAAGAGAGCGCCGCAGTTTTTGAACAAGCTCCTCCTGGGGAATGATCTCAACCGCACCGCGGCTGATGGTTTTCCACTGTTTTTCAAAATCCAGAACCAGTTTTGACACGAGCCAGTCCTCCCAATTTTAACGTTAAACTAATCCACCGGGCATAAAAATACCATTTTTTCATCACTAACACAAGGAATCTTTAAAGATTGGCCTCGAGGATCTTCGCCAGGTCGGAATATCCTGCGGCCCGGGGGTTTGCAGCCAAAGAGGATGACGCAAGCGCGGCTTCGGCCAGAGAAGAGAGATCCTCCTGCTGCAAACCAACATCTTTCAACTTTGCGGGGATCTTGAGCCGGGCCCGCAGCGCAACGACAAATGAAACAAGGCGGCGGGCTGCTTCAATCGAAGGAGTTTCGGGTGGAACAAGCCCGAGGGCCTGCGCAATCCGGGCGAATTTTTCCTCAACGAAAATCAGGTTGTACTCCATGACATACGGAAGCAAAATGGCGCAGGCAAGACCATGCGGGATGGAGTACCGGACCCCCACCGGGTGGGCAAGGGCGTGCGCCGCACCCGGGCGGGCATTGTTGAGCGCGATCCCGGCCATTAAACTTCCCAATGCCATTTTTTCACGTGCTTCCCGGTCATTCCCGCGCGTGTAAGCTGTGTACAGGTTCCGGCAGATAAGAACTGCAGCCTCAAAGGCAAGCGCCTCCGTAAGAGGATGCGACCAGCGGGAGGTATAGGCTTCGAAGGCGTGGGTTAAGGCATCCATTCCCGTAACCGCGGTGAGCTCCGGCGGCATGGTCATGGTTAAAACGGGATCCACAAGGGCAACTGCCGCCATCCACATGTCGCAACGAATGCTTTGCTTCCGGCAGGTTTCGGGATCAATCAAAACGGCATTTCTGGTAGCCTCGGCCCCGCTCCCTGCTGTCGTGGGAACCGCAAGCCAGGAAATACCCTCCTGTTCAACGGGCCGTCCTTCGAAATATTCTTTCACCGACCCCTGCGCATGGTAAAGACCGGCCACCGCCTTTGCAATATCAAGGACGCTTCCTCCCCCGGCCCCGACGACGAAATCAACCTTTGCGCGGCGGGCTTTTTCGAGACCGGCCTCTACCACTTCAAGGGTTGGCTCGGCAGGAACCTCGTTAAAAATAATGACATCGAGTTCTGCTGAAGAAAGAGGGGCGAGAATCCGGTCAATCATCCCGCTTGCTTGAAGGGCGCGGCGCCCGGTAACCAGAAGGAGCCTCCGTCCGAAACGAGCCGCCTCCTCACCTAAACGCCCCGCAGTTCCGGGTCCAAAAATAATGCGCGGGGGAACTAACAAATCAAAAAGCACTCTTCTGCCTCCAATCCAGAACAAGAGGGACTTGCCCAAAAAACGGATCAGGTCTTAAAATGTTTGCGGAGGGATCCTAAATGAACCGGGTACATAAACAAATTCTGCGGAGCCTGCTACACTCACCTAAAAGCTTTTGGCAGTTGATTCGAGACCAGAACACCCACCTTGCAGGGTATACCCAGGCCCTTGCTTCCCTGGCTGAACAGGATTTAGTCAAGGAAAAAAATCATCTCCTGGAATTAACCGAAAAGGGGAATGAAGCGGCGCGCAGAGAAGGTTTAATCCCATATCAGAATGTGACATGCACCCACTGCGCCGGGCGCGGCATTTCTCTCGAGTCCTTTTTTAAAAATCTAACCCAGGAATTTTGCCGCATCGCGGCTTTCCGCCCCCAGGCCATCCCGGAGTTCGATCAGGGCTACATTGAACCTGAAATTACCGTTGCCCGGGCGGCATTCATGTACGCCCGGGGCGACCTGGAAGGCCAGAAAATCATCATTTTGGGGGATGATGATCTGACGAGCCTTGCGGTGGCGCTCACCGGTTTGCCCAAAGAGATCACCGTCCTGGAGATTGACGAACGCATCCTGGATTTTATCAACCGGGTAGCCGCAGAACGGAAATGGGGCCACCTCAAAACGTATAAATATGACGTCAGGGAGCCCCTCCCTGCCGGCCTCGCGGGCAAGTACGACACCTTTTTTACCGACCCTGTGGAAACACTCCCCGGTTTAAAACTGTTTCTCTCCCGCTGCACCGAAGCCCTGAAAGGCAGGGAGAGCGCGGGCTATCTGGGCTTAACCCACCTGGAGGCTTCACGCCAGAAATGGTACTCGATCCAGAAAATGTTTCTGGAAATGGGTTTCGTAATCACCGACCTGATCTATAATTTTCACTGCTACGACCTGGAGCGCTCCACTTTTATTAAACGAAACTACCCGGTGATTGAGGCCTCCCCGTTCAACCTCAGCGTTCCTGATGTCAACTGGTACACCTCAAACTTAATCCGGCTGGAAGCAGTTCAGGACCCGCGGCCTCTAACCCGGGGGGCTGTACAGCTGGGCCGGGAACTCTACTTCGACGAGGAGGCTCATGCCACCTTACCCCTCCGGAGTTGAAGACTCATCGATGGCCCGGTTCGCCAGGAGATCGGCGCGCCTGTTTTGCGTTCTGGGGATGTGACTGAGTTTGCAGCTCGAGAACGCCCGGGAAAGGGACCGCGCCTGCTGGACGAGGGGAGCAAGGTGCGGGCTCCGGACGCGGTACTCCCCGTTCCACTGGCGCGCCAGAAGCTCGCTGTCCGTATAGACTTCGACTTGAGTGGCGCCCTGCGCCAGGGCTTCCTGCAACGCAAGCAGCAGGGCGCGGTATTCCGCAACGTTGTTGGTTGCCTTTCCCAGGTACTCCTTTCTCTCTTTTATTATTTGCCCGGCCTCGTTGCAGACAACAACTCCCGCCCCGGCCCTCCCGGGATTCCCCCGGGAGGCGCCGTCTATATAAAAAACCAATTTTTTCTGGTGCGGCATCGATGTTCCTCCCTATCTTTCCGCAGCCCTGCTCTCCGGTCAACTCACCGCAAGCGACCTTCCAGAGGACGTTCCACTTTTAAAATTTTTAAAAATATAGAAATGGATCTGTGTTGACCCGGGAAACCAGAACCTCCAGCTCCACTTTTTCTTTCTCTGCCCTTTCTCGCAAGTAACCGGCCAGGACGGGGACAACCACCCACTCCGTTCCGTGATGCCCGGCATCAACAACAGCAATCCCGTGCGCCTTTGCCTCAAGGGCCTCGTGGTGCCTGACATCTCCCGTAAGGTAGACATCGGCGCCGGCTTTCAGCGCCCGGGCGAGAAGGGACATCCCGCTCCCCCCGCAAAGCGCCACTTTCTTGACGATCCTGCCGGGATCTCCGATCACCCGCACCATTTTCAACTCCAGCAACCTTTTAACTTCTCCGGCAAAGCGGTCAAGCGAAACGGGCTCCGGCAGCTTCCCCACCCGCCCGAAGCCGTAGCAGCGTCCCTGGTTCCAGAGAGGATAAACATCGTAGGCCACCTCTTCATAGGGATGGGCCTGCAGCATTGCCTCTAAAACCCGGGAAAGCTTCTCCTCGGGGACAATGGTTTCCAGCCTGAACTCCCGGGCCTTCTCCAGTTCCCCCACCCGACCCAGGAAGGGATCGGACCCGGGAAGCGGGCGAAAGGTTCCGGTGCCTTCGGTCTGGAAAGTGCATTCCGAATAATTCCCGATCCATCCCGCTCCCCGGCTGCACATTGCCTCACGCACGGCATCTTCGTACCCCTGAGGAACGAAGACAACAACCTTATATAACTTCTCGATACGCGTCGGCAGCAAGAGTTCGAGCTCCGCCAGGCCCAGGCGGCGGGCCAGCACGTCGCTGACCCCACCAGGGGCTGCATCCAGATTGGTATGGGCCACGTAGAGATGGATGCCAGCCTGCACCAGCCGGGCAATTAAAGAAGTGGGGAAGGTGTCAAAGGGCAAAGAGGAGAGGGGATCGCGGAAAAGGGGGTGGTGCGAGACAATGAGCTGCACCCCCACATCCACCGCCTCGTTTACCACTTCTTCCGTAACTTCGAGAGCCACCAGAACCTTTTCAATCACACCGGAACGCGAGCCGATAAGGAGGCCGGTGCGGTCCCCTTCCTGCGCCAGGAATTTCGGCGCCCACTCCTCAAGCCAGGTTATGAGCTTTTCGCATCTAACTGGCATGCGATCACCTTCTTAAAGAATTCAATCTTGCGAATCCACTCGCGTTGCATCTGCCGGGCCGCGGGGGTCCTGGCACGCTCCAGGGCTCTAACCACATTTTCCATCTCTCGAACCTGCTTTTCCAGAAAAGGAACAAGGAGGGGATGCCTTTTTTCCAAAAGCCTGGGCCCAAATTCGAGATGCAGCCTTGATTCCAAATCAGAGTCAGGATTCCCGAGGCTTCCCCCCTCCTTTCTTTCTCCACCTCCCGGGGAGCCTGGTTCGGCGACGATGATCTCGTAAAAATGTCCCCCTTCGAAAACCAGATCTTCGTCCACAAGCAGCCAGCCGTTGCTCAACAGCCAGTTGCGCAAAATTCCCGAGCCCCCCAGGGGCTGCAGGATAAGACGCTTCACCCTTTCGAGCACGGCCGGAGAAGCCTCCAGGATGTCCTTGATTTTTGCGCCTCCCATCCCGGCAATCACCACAGTCTCTGCTTCGGCAGGCTGCAGGACCTGAAGTCCGTCCCCTTCCCTGACTTGAATTTGCTTTTCCAAACCGTAAAAGGCAACCGTCGAGCGGGCTGCCTCCAAGGGGCCGGGGTGGAGTTCGCCGGCGATCACCCTGGGGGAAATGCCCTGTTTTATCAGGTACACAGGCAACAAAGCGTGATCTGTTCCGATATCGGCTACGATGGCGCCCGGTTTGACATAGGCCGCGATCCGGGCAAGCCTCTCCGGTAATTTCAAGCGCCTCCCTCCCGGTTTTTTAAAAGACTTATCAGGTTCCGATGCGTCCGTAAAAAAGATCCGAATTTTTAAGGCCGCTGCCCTGCAAAAACATCAGGAGTTGCCTGGCCCCCTCGGCCAGATCAAATTTCAGGGCTTCCCTGCAAGGCACCCAAACGGCATCCGCAACATCCGAGCCGGCCCTGAGGTCGCCTTCCAGGTAGCTGGCCAGAAAATCAACCAGGAGGTAGTGGTATGCAACCCCTCCCCCCGGATCCCGGTAGATTAAATCGAAAACACCCACGATGCGCCCAACTTCAATGGAAATGCCGCATTCCTCGCGAACCTCTCTTTTCAGGGCCTCGGCCAGTTCCTCCCCGATTTCCACGCCTCCTCCAGGAAAACTCCACAGCCCCTGGCTGGGTGGCGCGCTCCTCCGGACAAGCAACAACTCCTCTCCCTTCAAGACTACGCCCCCCACTCCTACCAGGGGGCGCGCCGGGTAGGCCCGGGAACTGGACCGGACGCCTTCCAAAACGTGAGAGGCAGCTCCAGGAAGAACGCGAAAAATTACGGTCCCCCCTCCTGTGTAAGCACAGGGATCAGGGCACTGGAGGTAGGCCCCGGGCCCCGCAGCAGAGGCAAGACCCAGCTCTTCCGGCCTGATTCCCCGGGAAAGGGCAGCATAGTAAGGCATCAGGGAGGACAGCCCGTGCATGCAGAGAGCCTGCCCTGGCCCCGGCCGCAACCGGTAGCCGTCCTCAATATAGAAGCAATCCCCTTCCCGGTAAACAGGGCAGCTCCCCATTACCTTTACCACTTCGATCTTTAAGGTTTGCGCCACCTTGAATTCCTCCAAGCCGCTCCGCTCCCCGCGCCCCCGGCTCCGGCCTTTTTTGCAACCCGGCACCCTTCGGAAAAACAGTCCTTGCTGTTCTGCTTCCAA contains these protein-coding regions:
- the yunB gene encoding sporulation protein YunB, which encodes MRRRTSGLKIGLLVFFAALSLFSLTFFIFENNLKPTIREIAEAKARWVATEAVNNAIKQKIAESVDYHELIFVHKDSQGRIVLMQPNIVRINRLASDTTLAIQTTLKELADDQFFIPVGQVLGSQLLANYGPRIRVSICPVGTVRTNVFDRFEEAGINQTRHRLYLDIQSQVKVVIPLITSNVKVATQVPVTDTIIVGQVPETYVKFYAGAPGKQF
- a CDS encoding tyrosine--tRNA ligase — protein: MSKLVLDFEKQWKTISRGAVEIIPQEELVQKLRRSLAQNRPLKIKLGLDPTAPDIHLGHTVVLHKLRQFQELGHEVVLILGDFTARIGDPSGRTETRKQLTEAEVMANMATYKAQIGKIIDLDRAEVVFNSTWLAPLSFAEVIELAAKYTVARMLERDDFARRYREGLPIGVHEFLYPLMQAYDSVVLRADVEIGGTDQKFNLMVGRDLQREYGQEPQVAVLMPILEGLDGVQKMSKSLGNYIGITEPPEEIYGKTMSIPDELILRYFELVTPVDLNEIQEIKNGLAEGSLHPRDAKMRLARELVSLYYDAQAARHAEEEFIAVFQRGEMPEEIPEVFLDPGELEEGERIWLPKLLVKARLANSTSAGKRLIAQGAVKIEGEKILDADAVVPVNDGMVVRVGKRKFVRIFRTSG
- a CDS encoding iron-containing alcohol dehydrogenase, with the translated sequence MLFDLLVPPRIIFGPGTAGRLGEEAARFGRRLLLVTGRRALQASGMIDRILAPLSSAELDVIIFNEVPAEPTLEVVEAGLEKARRAKVDFVVGAGGGSVLDIAKAVAGLYHAQGSVKEYFEGRPVEQEGISWLAVPTTAGSGAEATRNAVLIDPETCRKQSIRCDMWMAAVALVDPVLTMTMPPELTAVTGMDALTHAFEAYTSRWSHPLTEALAFEAAVLICRNLYTAYTRGNDREAREKMALGSLMAGIALNNARPGAAHALAHPVGVRYSIPHGLACAILLPYVMEYNLIFVEEKFARIAQALGLVPPETPSIEAARRLVSFVVALRARLKIPAKLKDVGLQQEDLSSLAEAALASSSLAANPRAAGYSDLAKILEANL
- a CDS encoding bis-aminopropyl spermidine synthase family protein yields the protein MNRVHKQILRSLLHSPKSFWQLIRDQNTHLAGYTQALASLAEQDLVKEKNHLLELTEKGNEAARREGLIPYQNVTCTHCAGRGISLESFFKNLTQEFCRIAAFRPQAIPEFDQGYIEPEITVARAAFMYARGDLEGQKIIILGDDDLTSLAVALTGLPKEITVLEIDERILDFINRVAAERKWGHLKTYKYDVREPLPAGLAGKYDTFFTDPVETLPGLKLFLSRCTEALKGRESAGYLGLTHLEASRQKWYSIQKMFLEMGFVITDLIYNFHCYDLERSTFIKRNYPVIEASPFNLSVPDVNWYTSNLIRLEAVQDPRPLTRGAVQLGRELYFDEEAHATLPLRS
- a CDS encoding ribonuclease HI family protein, yielding MVFYIDGASRGNPGRAGAGVVVCNEAGQIIKERKEYLGKATNNVAEYRALLLALQEALAQGATQVEVYTDSELLARQWNGEYRVRSPHLAPLVQQARSLSRAFSSCKLSHIPRTQNRRADLLANRAIDESSTPEG
- a CDS encoding Nif3-like dinuclear metal center hexameric protein, whose amino-acid sequence is MPVRCEKLITWLEEWAPKFLAQEGDRTGLLIGSRSGVIEKVLVALEVTEEVVNEAVDVGVQLIVSHHPLFRDPLSSLPFDTFPTSLIARLVQAGIHLYVAHTNLDAAPGGVSDVLARRLGLAELELLLPTRIEKLYKVVVFVPQGYEDAVREAMCSRGAGWIGNYSECTFQTEGTGTFRPLPGSDPFLGRVGELEKAREFRLETIVPEEKLSRVLEAMLQAHPYEEVAYDVYPLWNQGRCYGFGRVGKLPEPVSLDRFAGEVKRLLELKMVRVIGDPGRIVKKVALCGGSGMSLLARALKAGADVYLTGDVRHHEALEAKAHGIAVVDAGHHGTEWVVVPVLAGYLRERAEKEKVELEVLVSRVNTDPFLYF
- a CDS encoding SAM-dependent methyltransferase; this encodes MKLPERLARIAAYVKPGAIVADIGTDHALLPVYLIKQGISPRVIAGELHPGPLEAARSTVAFYGLEKQIQVREGDGLQVLQPAEAETVVIAGMGGAKIKDILEASPAVLERVKRLILQPLGGSGILRNWLLSNGWLLVDEDLVFEGGHFYEIIVAEPGSPGGGERKEGGSLGNPDSDLESRLHLEFGPRLLEKRHPLLVPFLEKQVREMENVVRALERARTPAARQMQREWIRKIEFFKKVIACQLDAKSS
- a CDS encoding NUDIX hydrolase; translated protein: MEGVRSSSRAYPARPLVGVGGVVLKGEELLLVRRSAPPSQGLWSFPGGGVEIGEELAEALKREVREECGISIEVGRIVGVFDLIYRDPGGGVAYHYLLVDFLASYLEGDLRAGSDVADAVWVPCREALKFDLAEGARQLLMFLQGSGLKNSDLFYGRIGT